Proteins encoded within one genomic window of Homo sapiens chromosome 21, GRCh38.p14 Primary Assembly:
- the LOC124905050 gene encoding uncharacterized protein LOC124905050 — protein MTPTSWVGDNYIDQEATVSISLLAREQRKFQWAGSKGQIVDPDERRAGESWEPAVRTQSCGVPKRRAFSPRGTAARQEAPWALWLSSRSAGGREKLVTRSPNPASVKASRGWRMGREETGCRDGGEEAKGTRWLGDAREAEKLWLVDGVARSARPERTGVQRGKTCGRNFPPRARKAGKKEAGRDLKRLNNFNQNTRSGDERSRCSRRSQLPTGDDGGQEETAAEGTQTRRFTSSPQAAPLHFCFNFYGFFPSLSSLPPGPSRAKETHKIRKEVGPGAWNLHSRLVQRSAGAGGCAHQLPARCAVPFLTFLETAIVPAFGGFLVFVFFLFPYLLNLHYPTFFF, from the exons ATGACCCCAACATCATGGGTAGGAGATAATTACATTGATCAAGAAGCTACAGTTTCCATTTCCCTACTTGCCAGGG AGCAAAGGAAGTTCCAGTGGGCTGGGAGTAAGGGACAGATTGTGGACCCTGACGAAAGGCGTGCTGGAGAAAGCTGGGAGCCCGCCGTTCGCACACAAAGCTGCGGAGTTCCCAAGCGGCGGGCGTTCTCGCCCCGGGGTACCGCAGCGCGCCAGGAAGCGCCCTGGGCTCTCTGGCTGTCCAGCCGCTCTGCTGGTGGCCGGGAGAAGTTAGTCACCCGGAGCCCGAATCCGGCGAGCGTCAAAGCATCAAGAGGCTGGAGAATGGGGAGGGAGGAAACCGGGTGCCGGGACGGAGGGGAGGAAGCGAAGGGAACGCGGTGGTTAGGGGACGCACGGGAAGCTGAAAAGCTCTGGCTGGTGGATGGAGTTGCACGGTCTGCGAGGCCAGAGCGCACGGGTGTGCAAAGGGGAAAAACTTGCGGCAGGAACTTCCCACCGAGGGCGAGAAAAGCAGGCaagaaggaggcagggagagacTTGAAACGTCTCAATAACTTTAACCAAAACACCCGTTCAGGAGATGAG CGCTCGCGCTGCTCTCGGCGCTCGCAGCTGCCGACTGGGGATGACGGCGGGCAGGAGGAGACCGCAGCCGAAGGGACACAGACACGCCGCTTCACCAGCTCGCCTCAGGCTGCCCCcctgcatttttgttttaatttttacggctttttcccctctctttcttcccttcctcctggtCCCAGCAGAGCCAAGGAAACCCACAAAATAAGAAAGGAAGTGGGCCCCGGAGCTTGGAACCTCCACAGCCGGCTTGTCCAGCGCAGCGCGGGGGCGGGAGGCTGCGCGCACCAGTTGCCAGCCCGGTGCGCGGTACCTTTCCTTACTTTTCTTGAAACAGCGATCGTGCCTGCATTTggtggttttttggtttttgtttttttccttttcccgtATTTGCTGAATCTCCACTatccgactttttttttttaa